The following coding sequences are from one Microtus pennsylvanicus isolate mMicPen1 chromosome 1, mMicPen1.hap1, whole genome shotgun sequence window:
- the Rbak gene encoding RB-associated KRAB zinc finger protein isoform X2: MSRSRGPLSFGDVAVAFTQEEWQRLGSEEKTTYRDVMLETYSNLVSVGYDVTKPNVIIKLEQGEEPWMLEGDCHVQSHVEISKVDDTIEKIQESEGKRMRRAEGLSSRRAEKGDRLELRLVSSSTGAPCCVSCGQTLEPMAALISSDGRYASEKPDKCADCGTACREKAGDSNQNGDTSAQHDESILQKITIVEKPFDYECMEALDSEAVFMAHERAYMGEKPYEWDDDSGPDFIQMSDFSAYQRSQLEMKPFECTQCGKSFCKKSKFIIHQRAHTGEKPYACNVCGKSFSQKGTLTVHRRSHLEEKPYKCTECGKTFCQKLHLTQHLRTHSGEKPYECSECGKTFCQKTHLTLHQRNHSGERPYPCNECGKSFSRKSALNDHQRTHTGEKLYKCNECGKSYYRKSTLITHQRTHTGEKPYQCSECGKFFSRVSYLTIHYRSHLEEKPYECAECGKTFNLNSAFIRHRKVHSEDRVLECSECGKFSQLQCLPDRTNDLGQKHYECSECGKTVLESSAFSGPQSIPEAEKTYDCNICGKSFSDLSCYTVHYRGHSEEKPFGCSECGKTFSHNSSLFRHQRVHTGEKPYECCECGKFFSQKSYLTIHHRIHSGEKPYECSKCGKVFSRMSNLTVHYRSHSGEKPYECNECGKVFSQKSYLTVHYRTHSGEKPYECDECGKKFHHRSAFNSHQRIHKRGI; the protein is encoded by the exons ATGAGCCGATCAAGG GGCCCACTGTCCTTCGGGGACGTGGCTGTGGCCTTCACCCAAGAGGAGTGGCAGCGGCTGGGCTCTGAGGAGAAGACGACGTACAGGgacgtgatgctggagacctacagcaACCTCGTCTCCGTGG GGTATGATGTCACCAAGCCAAATGTGATTATTAAGTTGGAGCAGGGAGAAGAACCGTGGATGCTGGAAGGCGACTGCCATGTGCAGAGTCATGTGG AAATCAGTAAAGTTGatgacaccatagagaaaatccAAGAAAGCGAAGGCAAACGTATGAGGCGAGCTGAGGGTCTCAGCAGCCGAAGAGCAGAGAAGGGGGATCGCCTGGAACTGCGCCTCGTTTCTTCAAGCACAGGGGCTCCCTGTTGTGTGTCTTGTGGGCAGACCCTGGAACCCATGGCAGCGCTGATTAGTAGTGATGGACGGTATGCATCGGAGAAGCCCGACAAGTGTGCTGACTGTGGGACAGCATGCAGAGAGAAAGCGGGCGACTCTAATCAAAATGGAGATACTTCTGCTCAACATGATGAAAGCATTCTGCAAAAAATCACCATTGTGGAGAAGCCCTTTGATTATGAGTGCATGGAAGCCTTAGACAGCGAAGCTGTTTTCATGGCTCATGAGAGAGCTTACATGggggagaaaccctatgaatgggATGATGATTCTGGACCAGACTTCATCCAGATGTCAGATTTCAGTGCATATCAGAGATCACAACTGGAAATGAAGCCCTTTGAATGTACacagtgtgggaagtccttctgtaaaaAGTCCAAATTCATCATACATCAGAGAGCTCACACGGGAGAGAAACCGTATGCGTGTAATGTGTGTGGAAAGTCCTTCAGTCAGAAGGGGACCCTCACTGTCCATCGGAGGTCACACTTAGAGGAGAAACCCTATAAGTGTACTGAATGCGGGAAAACCTTCTGTCAGAAGTTACATCTCACACAGCATCTGAGAACCCACtcaggagagaagccctatgagtgCAGTGAATGTGGGAAGACCTTCTGCCAAAAGACGCACCTCACTCTCCACCAGAGGAACCATTCCGGGGAGAGGCCCTATCCGTGCAACgagtgtgggaaatccttctccCGGAAGTCTGCCCTCAATGACCATCAGAGAACACACACCGGAGAGAAGCTATATAAGTGTAACGAGTGTGGGAAATCCTACTACCGAAAGTCCACTCTCATTACACACCAGCGAACGCACACGGGGGAGAAGCCGTACCAGTGTAGCGAGTGCGGGAAGTTCTTCTCCCGGGTGTCGTACCTCACCATCCATTACAGGAGCCATTTAGAAGAGAAGCCGTACGAGTGTGCGGAGTGCGGGAAGACCTTCAATCTGAACTCAGCCTTCATTCGCCATCGGAAGGTGCATTCGGAGGACAGAGTCCTTGAGTGTAGTGAATGCGGGAAGTTCTCCCAACTGCAGTGTCTCCCTGATCGCACGAATGACTTAGGACAGaaacactatgaatgcagtgagTGTGGGAAGACCGTCCTTGAAAGCTCCGCCTTCAGTGGGCCCCAGTCCATTCCAGAAGCGGAGAAGACGTACGACTGTAATATCTGTGGGAAGTCGTTCTCTGATTTGTCGTGCTACACTGTACATTACAGAGGTCATTCCGAAGAGAAGCCCTTCGGGTGCAGTGAGTGTGGGAAAACCTTCTCTCATAATTCGTCCCTCTTTAGACATCAGAGAGTGCACACGGGTGAAAAGCCGTATGAATGTTGTGAGTGCGGGAAGTTCTTCTCGCAGAAGTCCTACCTCACCATCCACCACCGCATCCACTCAGGGGAGAAGCCCTACGAGTGCAGCAAGTGTGGGAAGGTCTTCTCCCGGATGTCCAATCTCACCGTGCACTACAGAAGCCACTCGGGAGAGAAGCCCTACGAGTGTAACGAGTGTGGGAAGGTCTTCTCTCAGAAGTCCTACCTCACTGTCCATTACCGGACTCATTCGGGAGAGAAGCCTTATGAATGTGATGAATGTGGGAAGAAGTTCCACCACAGATCAGCCTTCAATAGCCATCAGAGAATTCATAAAAGGGGGATATAA
- the Rbak gene encoding RB-associated KRAB zinc finger protein isoform X1, protein MLETYSNLVSVGYDVTKPNVIIKLEQGEEPWMLEGDCHVQSHVEISKVDDTIEKIQESEGKRMRRAEGLSSRRAEKGDRLELRLVSSSTGAPCCVSCGQTLEPMAALISSDGRYASEKPDKCADCGTACREKAGDSNQNGDTSAQHDESILQKITIVEKPFDYECMEALDSEAVFMAHERAYMGEKPYEWDDDSGPDFIQMSDFSAYQRSQLEMKPFECTQCGKSFCKKSKFIIHQRAHTGEKPYACNVCGKSFSQKGTLTVHRRSHLEEKPYKCTECGKTFCQKLHLTQHLRTHSGEKPYECSECGKTFCQKTHLTLHQRNHSGERPYPCNECGKSFSRKSALNDHQRTHTGEKLYKCNECGKSYYRKSTLITHQRTHTGEKPYQCSECGKFFSRVSYLTIHYRSHLEEKPYECAECGKTFNLNSAFIRHRKVHSEDRVLECSECGKFSQLQCLPDRTNDLGQKHYECSECGKTVLESSAFSGPQSIPEAEKTYDCNICGKSFSDLSCYTVHYRGHSEEKPFGCSECGKTFSHNSSLFRHQRVHTGEKPYECCECGKFFSQKSYLTIHHRIHSGEKPYECSKCGKVFSRMSNLTVHYRSHSGEKPYECNECGKVFSQKSYLTVHYRTHSGEKPYECDECGKKFHHRSAFNSHQRIHKRGI, encoded by the exons atgctggagacctacagcaACCTCGTCTCCGTGG GGTATGATGTCACCAAGCCAAATGTGATTATTAAGTTGGAGCAGGGAGAAGAACCGTGGATGCTGGAAGGCGACTGCCATGTGCAGAGTCATGTGG AAATCAGTAAAGTTGatgacaccatagagaaaatccAAGAAAGCGAAGGCAAACGTATGAGGCGAGCTGAGGGTCTCAGCAGCCGAAGAGCAGAGAAGGGGGATCGCCTGGAACTGCGCCTCGTTTCTTCAAGCACAGGGGCTCCCTGTTGTGTGTCTTGTGGGCAGACCCTGGAACCCATGGCAGCGCTGATTAGTAGTGATGGACGGTATGCATCGGAGAAGCCCGACAAGTGTGCTGACTGTGGGACAGCATGCAGAGAGAAAGCGGGCGACTCTAATCAAAATGGAGATACTTCTGCTCAACATGATGAAAGCATTCTGCAAAAAATCACCATTGTGGAGAAGCCCTTTGATTATGAGTGCATGGAAGCCTTAGACAGCGAAGCTGTTTTCATGGCTCATGAGAGAGCTTACATGggggagaaaccctatgaatgggATGATGATTCTGGACCAGACTTCATCCAGATGTCAGATTTCAGTGCATATCAGAGATCACAACTGGAAATGAAGCCCTTTGAATGTACacagtgtgggaagtccttctgtaaaaAGTCCAAATTCATCATACATCAGAGAGCTCACACGGGAGAGAAACCGTATGCGTGTAATGTGTGTGGAAAGTCCTTCAGTCAGAAGGGGACCCTCACTGTCCATCGGAGGTCACACTTAGAGGAGAAACCCTATAAGTGTACTGAATGCGGGAAAACCTTCTGTCAGAAGTTACATCTCACACAGCATCTGAGAACCCACtcaggagagaagccctatgagtgCAGTGAATGTGGGAAGACCTTCTGCCAAAAGACGCACCTCACTCTCCACCAGAGGAACCATTCCGGGGAGAGGCCCTATCCGTGCAACgagtgtgggaaatccttctccCGGAAGTCTGCCCTCAATGACCATCAGAGAACACACACCGGAGAGAAGCTATATAAGTGTAACGAGTGTGGGAAATCCTACTACCGAAAGTCCACTCTCATTACACACCAGCGAACGCACACGGGGGAGAAGCCGTACCAGTGTAGCGAGTGCGGGAAGTTCTTCTCCCGGGTGTCGTACCTCACCATCCATTACAGGAGCCATTTAGAAGAGAAGCCGTACGAGTGTGCGGAGTGCGGGAAGACCTTCAATCTGAACTCAGCCTTCATTCGCCATCGGAAGGTGCATTCGGAGGACAGAGTCCTTGAGTGTAGTGAATGCGGGAAGTTCTCCCAACTGCAGTGTCTCCCTGATCGCACGAATGACTTAGGACAGaaacactatgaatgcagtgagTGTGGGAAGACCGTCCTTGAAAGCTCCGCCTTCAGTGGGCCCCAGTCCATTCCAGAAGCGGAGAAGACGTACGACTGTAATATCTGTGGGAAGTCGTTCTCTGATTTGTCGTGCTACACTGTACATTACAGAGGTCATTCCGAAGAGAAGCCCTTCGGGTGCAGTGAGTGTGGGAAAACCTTCTCTCATAATTCGTCCCTCTTTAGACATCAGAGAGTGCACACGGGTGAAAAGCCGTATGAATGTTGTGAGTGCGGGAAGTTCTTCTCGCAGAAGTCCTACCTCACCATCCACCACCGCATCCACTCAGGGGAGAAGCCCTACGAGTGCAGCAAGTGTGGGAAGGTCTTCTCCCGGATGTCCAATCTCACCGTGCACTACAGAAGCCACTCGGGAGAGAAGCCCTACGAGTGTAACGAGTGTGGGAAGGTCTTCTCTCAGAAGTCCTACCTCACTGTCCATTACCGGACTCATTCGGGAGAGAAGCCTTATGAATGTGATGAATGTGGGAAGAAGTTCCACCACAGATCAGCCTTCAATAGCCATCAGAGAATTCATAAAAGGGGGATATAA